A single window of Actinomycetota bacterium DNA harbors:
- a CDS encoding thiolase domain-containing protein (Catalyzes the synthesis of acetoacetyl coenzyme A from two molecules of acetyl coenzyme A. It can also act as a thiolase, catalyzing the reverse reaction and generating two-carbon units from the four-carbon product of fatty acid oxidation), with translation MKVGVLGIGKTPHKIQHDKSLQDLAVEAGRKAMNDAGVSPQDIQMLYVGNVGSVGFNYENSTGLMVAHHLGVVPAGAVRVEAACGTGAWALHLGCVAIASGLYDTVMVLGCEKMNDLATVEGTSIIAQAADSKEEYFSGLTFPSGTALTARKYMQTYGVSEEDLAHTSVKNHYYGARNPSAHLRFECTVDEVMKSAKVADPLKLYEVCPMTDAASALVLCRPEILEAQANKPQVFITATSMGSGTWYQASDTLDDAYNLFARPVERAYEMAGIGPDDVDVAEIYNSFAIQEPLGIEGLGFAERGDGWKGAEDGSTWLDGTIAINPSGGLLCKGHPLGATGSTQAVDIVEQLRGTAPEGMLRKDAEIGISACRGGPGSVGAIHIYQREG, from the coding sequence ATGAAGGTCGGCGTCCTGGGGATCGGCAAGACCCCGCACAAGATCCAGCACGACAAGTCGCTCCAGGACCTGGCAGTGGAGGCCGGGCGCAAGGCCATGAACGACGCCGGGGTGTCCCCGCAGGACATCCAGATGCTCTACGTGGGCAACGTCGGCTCGGTCGGCTTCAACTACGAGAACTCCACCGGCCTCATGGTGGCGCACCACCTGGGCGTGGTCCCGGCCGGGGCCGTGCGCGTGGAGGCCGCCTGCGGCACCGGCGCGTGGGCCCTGCACCTGGGCTGCGTGGCCATCGCCTCGGGGCTCTATGACACCGTCATGGTGCTGGGCTGCGAGAAGATGAACGACCTGGCCACGGTCGAGGGCACCTCGATCATCGCCCAGGCCGCCGACAGCAAGGAGGAGTACTTCTCCGGGCTGACCTTCCCCTCGGGCACCGCGCTCACCGCGCGCAAGTACATGCAGACCTACGGCGTGAGCGAGGAGGACCTCGCCCACACGTCGGTCAAGAACCACTACTACGGCGCCCGCAACCCGTCGGCCCACCTGCGCTTCGAGTGCACGGTGGACGAGGTGATGAAGAGCGCCAAGGTGGCCGACCCGCTCAAGCTGTATGAGGTGTGCCCCATGACCGACGCCGCGTCGGCCCTGGTGCTGTGCCGCCCGGAGATCCTCGAGGCGCAGGCGAATAAGCCGCAGGTGTTCATCACCGCCACCAGCATGGGATCGGGCACCTGGTACCAGGCCAGCGACACGCTGGACGATGCCTACAACCTTTTCGCCCGCCCCGTGGAGCGCGCCTATGAGATGGCCGGCATCGGGCCCGACGACGTGGACGTGGCCGAGATCTACAACTCGTTCGCCATCCAGGAGCCCCTGGGCATCGAGGGCCTGGGCTTCGCCGAGCGCGGCGACGGCTGGAAGGGCGCCGAGGACGGCTCGACCTGGCTCGACGGCACGATCGCCATCAACCCGTCGGGCGGCCTTTTGTGCAAGGGCCACCCGCTGGGCGCCACCGGCAGCACCCAGGCTGTGGACATCGTCGAGCAGCTGCGCGGCACCGCCCCCGAGGGCATGCTG
- a CDS encoding AMP-binding protein: MADWSDWYAKEDPTQWILAKVLREKAEAHPDRDYLKFADNGWVSYGEVNARANRVANGLLARGVTHGESVSVMLPNCEEFLPVWYGVLKAGAVMSSINTAYKGDFLSWTINLVEAKKLFISDIFLDRLDFIAKELPMLEHVIVMKTGNQEGPDPSFKWETLEALMDSPDSEPDGVEYSWVDDARIMFTSGTTGRSKGVIKQNAADYFSARGLLEVVSATAGRSQEELAEDTFFSCLPLFHSNAQVLSGYPALVAGARIAYVERFSSSQFWQQVIDAEATIFNSIGAVSYFIWNIPPSDLDKAHKVHTVFAAPTPKDIYYDFQDRFGVKFIEGYGLTETGMATYMDPTQPPVPGSIGRANPGYEVFIVEPGTDRPLPADTPGEIVVDMKIPNIIMRAYYGMPEKTADDFKNLKLHTGDLGRMDDDGYIYFMDRVKDYIRRRGENVSSMEVERQVSEHPNVKEAAAIGVKAGEGASSEDEIMIVCVAEGDVPDMVELTEFMAERMPYFMVPRYIRFVDALPKTPTERVQKVKLRDEGITADTWDREEAGVKVKR, from the coding sequence ATGGCTGACTGGAGTGATTGGTACGCGAAGGAGGATCCCACCCAGTGGATCCTTGCCAAAGTGCTGCGCGAGAAGGCCGAGGCGCACCCGGACCGCGACTACCTGAAGTTCGCGGACAACGGGTGGGTGAGCTACGGCGAGGTCAACGCCCGCGCCAACCGCGTGGCCAACGGCCTCCTGGCCCGCGGCGTGACGCACGGTGAGTCGGTCAGCGTGATGCTGCCGAACTGCGAGGAGTTCCTGCCGGTCTGGTACGGAGTCCTCAAGGCCGGCGCCGTGATGTCGTCGATCAACACCGCCTACAAGGGTGACTTCCTGTCCTGGACCATCAACCTCGTCGAGGCCAAGAAGTTGTTCATCTCGGACATCTTCCTCGACCGCCTGGACTTCATCGCGAAGGAGCTCCCGATGCTGGAGCACGTCATCGTGATGAAGACGGGCAACCAGGAGGGCCCCGACCCGTCGTTCAAGTGGGAGACGCTCGAGGCGCTGATGGACTCGCCCGATAGCGAGCCCGACGGCGTGGAGTACTCGTGGGTGGATGACGCCCGCATCATGTTCACCTCAGGCACCACCGGTCGCTCGAAGGGCGTGATCAAGCAGAACGCCGCCGACTACTTCTCGGCACGCGGCCTGCTGGAGGTCGTGTCGGCCACCGCCGGCCGGTCGCAGGAGGAGCTGGCGGAGGACACCTTCTTCTCGTGCCTGCCGCTGTTCCACAGCAACGCCCAGGTGCTGTCGGGCTACCCGGCCCTGGTCGCCGGCGCCCGCATCGCATACGTGGAGCGCTTCTCGTCGAGCCAGTTCTGGCAGCAGGTGATCGACGCCGAGGCCACCATCTTCAACTCGATCGGCGCGGTGTCGTACTTCATCTGGAACATCCCGCCGTCGGACCTCGACAAGGCGCACAAGGTGCACACCGTGTTCGCCGCGCCGACGCCGAAGGACATCTACTACGACTTCCAGGACCGCTTCGGCGTCAAGTTCATCGAGGGCTATGGCCTCACCGAGACCGGCATGGCTACCTACATGGACCCCACGCAGCCGCCGGTGCCGGGCTCGATCGGCCGGGCCAACCCCGGCTACGAGGTGTTCATCGTGGAGCCGGGCACCGACCGCCCGCTTCCCGCCGACACCCCGGGCGAGATCGTGGTGGATATGAAGATCCCGAACATCATCATGCGTGCCTACTACGGCATGCCCGAGAAGACGGCGGATGACTTCAAGAACCTGAAGCTCCACACCGGCGACCTCGGCCGCATGGACGACGACGGGTACATCTACTTCATGGACCGCGTGAAGGACTACATCCGGCGCCGCGGCGAGAACGTCTCGTCGATGGAGGTGGAGCGCCAGGTGTCGGAGCACCCCAACGTGAAGGAAGCCGCCGCCATCGGCGTGAAGGCCGGCGAGGGTGCCTCGAGCGAGGATGAGATCATGATCGTGTGCGTGGCCGAGGGCGACGTGCCGGACATGGTTGAGCTCACCGAGTTCATGGCCGAGCGCATGCCGTACTTCATGGTGCCGCGCTACATCCGGTTCGTGGATGCCCTGCCCAAGACGCCCACCGAGCGCGTGCAGAAGGTCAAGCTGCGCGACGAGGGCATTACGGCGGACACCTGGGATCGCGAAGAGGCCGGTGTGAAGGTGAAGCGCTAG
- a CDS encoding thiolase family protein encodes MAEGTPDVKQARRMLKKGICIAGVGETEQGIISDRGSFELLTEVTRITLEDAGLELKDVDGIVTAFSFVESTLMHSTTLADYMGMKPGYFSSVAVGGATAPLMAVQAAMAIDAGLAEVVLCVRGDNTRSGISASGMIAMAREMSHGAYEAPFGLTTIGGYGLLAQRYMYEHDIPQEALAAVVATQSEHAALKWNAMLRDVETIDDIMADRWIATPFHAKDCSLVSDGAAAFIVTTKSRAKNMKKKPVYITGIGEGFSHQYISEAESVASVRDGLGRAGRRAMEVAGITPQDLDVAEIYDSFSFTPLIALEGFGICGPGEAGDWVLEGNAKLGGKLPMNTHGGLIRQAHLGAMHHIVEAVLQLRGEADDSDKTEYNGGNHQVPGAKLAITNGSGGILAATSALVLSSEPPSAA; translated from the coding sequence ATGGCAGAGGGAACGCCGGACGTCAAGCAAGCGCGCCGGATGCTGAAGAAGGGCATCTGCATCGCCGGTGTGGGTGAGACAGAGCAGGGCATCATCTCGGACCGCGGCTCGTTCGAGCTGCTCACCGAGGTCACCCGCATCACCCTTGAGGACGCCGGCCTCGAGCTCAAGGACGTTGACGGCATCGTCACCGCGTTCTCGTTCGTGGAGTCGACGCTGATGCACTCGACGACGCTGGCCGACTACATGGGCATGAAGCCCGGCTACTTCTCCTCTGTCGCCGTCGGCGGTGCCACGGCGCCCCTGATGGCCGTCCAGGCCGCAATGGCCATCGACGCCGGCCTCGCGGAGGTCGTGCTGTGCGTGCGCGGCGACAACACCCGCTCGGGCATCTCGGCGTCGGGAATGATCGCCATGGCCCGCGAGATGAGCCACGGCGCGTACGAGGCCCCCTTCGGCCTGACCACCATCGGCGGATACGGCCTGCTCGCCCAGCGCTACATGTACGAGCACGACATCCCGCAGGAGGCCCTGGCGGCCGTGGTGGCCACCCAGTCGGAGCACGCCGCCCTCAAGTGGAACGCCATGCTCCGCGATGTCGAGACCATCGACGACATCATGGCCGACCGCTGGATCGCCACCCCATTCCACGCGAAGGATTGCTCGCTGGTGAGCGATGGCGCCGCGGCGTTCATCGTCACCACAAAGTCCCGCGCCAAGAACATGAAGAAGAAGCCCGTGTACATCACCGGCATCGGCGAGGGCTTCTCGCACCAGTACATCTCCGAGGCCGAGTCGGTGGCCTCGGTGCGCGACGGGCTCGGCCGCGCCGGCCGTCGCGCGATGGAGGTCGCCGGCATCACCCCGCAGGACCTCGACGTGGCCGAGATCTACGACTCGTTCTCGTTCACCCCGCTCATCGCGCTGGAGGGCTTCGGCATCTGCGGCCCCGGCGAGGCGGGTGACTGGGTGCTGGAGGGCAACGCCAAGCTGGGCGGCAAGCTCCCCATGAACACGCACGGCGGGCTCATTCGCCAGGCGCACCTCGGTGCCATGCATCACATCGTCGAGGCCGTACTGCAACTGCGCGGCGAGGCCGATGATTCGGACAAGACCGAGTACAACGGCGGCAACCACCAGGTTCCCGGCGCGAAGCTCGCGATCACGAACGGGTCGGGCGGCATCCTCGCGGCCACGAGCGCGCTGGTGCTCTCCAGCGAGCCGCCGTCGGCGGCATAG
- a CDS encoding DUF1284 domain-containing protein → MPDDLIELSAHHALCVHGFRGMGYSEGFVASLAGIVARLRDEPGIRVLVRVGSDAVCRACPSLSVGGCLQYGQSVVRQDARVAGVLGVESGVEMPWDDLRARVRERVAPDDLTHLCKGCPWLEHGVCAEGISELRAGLPLRGAPDA, encoded by the coding sequence ATGCCCGACGACCTCATCGAGCTGAGCGCCCACCATGCGCTGTGCGTGCATGGGTTCCGGGGAATGGGCTACTCGGAGGGCTTCGTGGCGTCGCTGGCGGGCATCGTGGCGCGCCTTCGCGATGAGCCGGGGATCCGCGTGCTCGTGCGGGTGGGATCGGACGCCGTGTGCAGGGCCTGCCCGTCGCTCTCGGTAGGCGGCTGCCTGCAGTACGGCCAGTCGGTGGTGCGCCAGGACGCCCGCGTGGCCGGGGTGCTGGGCGTGGAGTCGGGTGTCGAGATGCCCTGGGACGACCTGCGGGCCCGGGTGCGCGAGCGCGTGGCCCCGGATGACCTTACGCACCTGTGCAAGGGGTGCCCGTGGCTGGAGCACGGCGTGTGCGCCGAGGGCATTTCCGAGCTTCGCGCGGGCCTGCCCCTGCGCGGCGCTCCTGACGCCTGA
- a CDS encoding MFS transporter, with protein MRSRCAPRRRPHAIESGPMGRVWRTWVVLLFFAMGTSLITPLIPLYQEDLGFNDTVVTLFLLCYVAALVPSMLTLGQFSDQIGRRPVLLGAIGTLAVAQVIILSEPGLTGLLIARGLQGAATGAFFGTCTAFLVDASPTGKRRFSSALASISVRLGLGLGPGICGILIQYAPDPFQLPFAAHLVLLTIAAGIVVFLPETVIERGRRPIRLALEVPARGRSVFWRVLVPSGMILSLFDGVSLSLIPVFTVRVLGITSYALVGAAGFLVLVSGAISQALVPNMAPRRAILIGLAVGAVAFFGAVAAAPLKSETLLLVSVAITGAACGLIMKGGVDLTTEIAPVEHRGKLLSAYYVACYLGGFSIPLLVVGVLADALGLTTALLILAVTSACAALWVGTVGIRAVDALRRPEPVVVS; from the coding sequence ATGCGGTCGCGCTGCGCGCCACGTAGGCGCCCGCACGCCATAGAGTCCGGGCCAATGGGGCGCGTGTGGCGGACATGGGTGGTGCTGCTCTTCTTCGCGATGGGCACCAGCCTCATCACCCCCCTCATCCCGCTCTACCAGGAGGATCTGGGCTTCAACGACACCGTCGTCACGCTCTTCCTGCTCTGTTACGTGGCGGCGCTGGTGCCGTCGATGCTCACGCTGGGGCAGTTCTCCGACCAGATCGGCCGGCGCCCGGTGCTGCTCGGCGCCATCGGAACGCTGGCCGTGGCGCAGGTGATCATCCTCAGCGAGCCCGGCCTCACCGGGTTGCTCATCGCCCGCGGGCTGCAGGGCGCGGCGACCGGGGCGTTCTTCGGAACCTGCACGGCGTTCCTGGTCGATGCCAGCCCCACGGGCAAGCGACGGTTCTCGTCGGCGCTCGCCAGCATCTCGGTGCGGCTGGGCCTCGGGCTGGGCCCGGGCATCTGCGGAATCCTCATCCAGTACGCGCCCGATCCGTTCCAGCTGCCCTTCGCAGCGCACCTCGTGCTGCTAACGATCGCCGCGGGCATCGTGGTGTTCCTGCCCGAGACCGTGATCGAGCGCGGCCGGCGTCCGATTCGCCTGGCACTCGAGGTACCCGCGCGCGGGAGGTCGGTGTTCTGGCGGGTGCTCGTGCCGTCAGGGATGATCCTCAGCCTCTTCGACGGCGTGTCGCTGTCGCTGATCCCGGTGTTCACTGTGCGGGTGCTCGGCATCACCAGCTACGCCCTGGTGGGCGCCGCGGGGTTCCTGGTGCTGGTGAGCGGCGCGATAAGCCAGGCCTTGGTGCCCAACATGGCGCCGCGCCGCGCGATTCTCATCGGCCTCGCCGTGGGCGCGGTGGCGTTCTTCGGCGCGGTGGCGGCCGCGCCGTTGAAGTCGGAGACCCTGCTGCTGGTGAGCGTGGCCATCACCGGCGCGGCGTGCGGGCTGATCATGAAGGGGGGCGTGGACCTCACCACCGAGATCGCGCCCGTGGAGCATCGCGGCAAGCTGCTCTCGGCCTACTACGTGGCCTGCTACCTGGGCGGGTTCTCCATTCCGCTGCTGGTCGTGGGCGTGCTGGCCGACGCCCTCGGGCTCACCACGGCGCTGCTGATCCTGGCCGTCACCAGCGCATGCGCGGCCCTGTGGGTGGGCACCGTGGGAATCCGCGCGGTGGACGCCCTGCGCCGCCCCGAGCCCGTCGTGGTCTCGTAG
- a CDS encoding methyltransferase domain-containing protein: MPEVVLVDGEGFGLAEHATTGMCLDMLADLPDGPALDAGCGSGILALAWARLGRGPVLAVDLDPQAVTQARESAWASGLDALVSVRRAALGVLAPDEVAGRVVLVNAPRVAQDALLSVPGDPVPAAVLVSGLQADDMDDVAAAWGMRGLAQVCRESVGRWHAVALRAT, encoded by the coding sequence ATGCCCGAGGTGGTGCTGGTGGATGGCGAGGGCTTCGGCCTTGCCGAGCACGCCACCACGGGCATGTGCCTGGACATGCTCGCCGACCTTCCCGATGGCCCGGCGCTCGATGCCGGATGCGGCAGCGGCATCCTCGCGCTCGCGTGGGCGCGCCTGGGGCGGGGCCCGGTGCTGGCCGTGGACCTGGACCCGCAGGCCGTCACGCAGGCCCGGGAGTCGGCATGGGCCAGCGGGCTCGATGCCCTGGTCTCGGTGCGCCGTGCGGCCCTGGGCGTGCTCGCGCCCGATGAGGTGGCGGGTCGCGTTGTGCTGGTGAACGCCCCCCGGGTGGCGCAGGACGCCCTGCTGTCGGTGCCGGGTGATCCCGTGCCCGCGGCCGTGCTGGTGTCGGGCCTGCAGGCCGACGACATGGACGACGTGGCGGCCGCCTGGGGTATGCGCGGCCTGGCGCAGGTGTGCCGCGAGTCGGTGGGCCGCTGGCATGCGGTCGCGCTGCGCGCCACGTAG
- a CDS encoding aldehyde dehydrogenase has product MPLPHPASSAGPSGRSASMSRHMPVVACSARPKPSPSTSTTSGMPGGAGAWPGERRYTPPPTAAGNGSGAAGRSSGRHGSATVASRARCSWTSRPPASGASTSPPGTQPTGSRPASSGNCAASAAGSPLTTMRDGTALLDSPTVTTASTEMIDVARYAVQETGRMDIDQRLDLIAAGARAIAAGEQAIEDLAVAEAGQARKFARREIGSALDLLDALPDLAEAIRPREVPARSGTTHLEFAPYGVVFGWHSANSPIWVPTLIAASAFAGGNAVLARPSRRVGATTARVLEALTYRWPLGAVQVVSAPPDEAEALIAAPGVDAVVAHASTATCRRHLARLSAAYAEGATMRPYIPEASGNDAIIVLDGADMDRAADAAALGGFANAGQLCMAAKRIIVERAARDEFVPRLIEAVRGLVTGPADDERTDVAPIASTALARAVDDLEEALAAGGKVITGGGASAGGDSHPHAGVPFEPTVVLLPRSALHVRLWRDESFAPLRGLAIADDARQAVALANDTPFGLGAAVFGPHEAAMNVATALKGARITVNEGPLYQDPHLVVGGIGDSGLAGARPKVEQLVFARRVHVAAPG; this is encoded by the coding sequence ATGCCGCTGCCGCATCCGGCATCGAGCGCCGGGCCATCGGGAAGGTCGGCGAGCATGTCCAGGCACATGCCCGTGGTGGCGTGCTCGGCAAGGCCGAAGCCCTCGCCATCCACCAGCACCACCTCGGGCATGCCGGGCGGGGCGGGCGCATGGCCCGGCGAGCGGCGGTACACGCCGCCGCCCACCGCCGCGGGAAACGGCAGCGGAGCAGCGGGCCGGTCATCGGGCCGCCACGGCAGCGCCACGGTCGCCAGCCGCGCGCGCTGCTCATGGACGTCCCGGCCACCCGCGAGCGGCGCCAGCACAAGTCCGCCGGGCACCCAGCCAACGGGCTCCAGACCGGCCAGCAGCGGGAACTGCGCAGCCAGCGCCGCCGGGTCGCCGCTGACCACGATGCGGGACGGCACGGCGCTCCTAGACTCACCCACCGTGACCACCGCATCCACCGAGATGATCGACGTCGCCCGCTACGCCGTGCAGGAGACCGGCCGCATGGACATCGACCAGCGGCTCGACCTCATCGCCGCCGGCGCCCGCGCAATCGCGGCCGGGGAGCAGGCCATCGAGGACCTCGCCGTGGCCGAGGCCGGCCAGGCCCGCAAGTTCGCGCGGCGCGAGATCGGCAGCGCCCTCGACCTGCTCGACGCCCTGCCCGACCTGGCCGAGGCCATACGGCCGCGCGAGGTGCCGGCGCGATCGGGCACCACCCATCTGGAGTTCGCGCCCTATGGCGTGGTGTTCGGCTGGCACTCGGCGAATTCTCCCATCTGGGTGCCCACGCTCATCGCGGCGTCGGCGTTCGCGGGCGGCAACGCGGTGCTGGCCCGCCCCTCGCGCCGCGTGGGGGCGACCACCGCCCGCGTGCTCGAGGCGCTCACCTACCGCTGGCCGCTGGGTGCGGTGCAGGTGGTCAGCGCGCCACCCGACGAGGCCGAGGCCCTCATCGCGGCCCCGGGCGTGGATGCCGTGGTGGCGCACGCGTCCACGGCCACGTGCCGCCGCCACCTGGCGCGGCTGTCGGCCGCATACGCCGAGGGCGCCACCATGCGCCCGTACATCCCCGAGGCCTCGGGCAACGACGCCATCATCGTGCTGGACGGCGCCGACATGGACCGCGCGGCCGACGCCGCGGCGCTCGGCGGGTTCGCCAACGCCGGGCAGCTGTGCATGGCCGCCAAGCGCATCATCGTGGAGCGCGCCGCGCGTGACGAGTTCGTGCCCCGGCTCATCGAGGCCGTGCGGGGGCTCGTTACCGGTCCCGCCGACGACGAGCGCACCGACGTGGCCCCCATCGCCTCCACCGCCCTGGCCCGGGCGGTGGACGACCTTGAAGAGGCCCTCGCGGCGGGCGGCAAGGTGATCACGGGAGGCGGCGCGAGCGCCGGGGGTGACAGTCACCCCCATGCTGGCGTCCCCTTCGAGCCGACCGTCGTGCTGCTTCCCCGATCCGCGCTTCACGTTCGCCTGTGGCGGGACGAGTCGTTCGCCCCGCTGCGCGGCCTGGCGATCGCGGATGACGCCCGGCAGGCCGTGGCGCTGGCCAACGACACGCCGTTCGGCCTCGGGGCCGCGGTGTTCGGGCCGCATGAGGCCGCCATGAACGTGGCCACCGCGCTCAAGGGCGCGCGCATCACCGTGAACGAGGGACCGCTCTACCAGGACCCGCACCTGGTGGTGGGCGGCATCGGCGATTCCGGCCTGGCCGGCGCGCGGCCCAAGGTGGAGCAGCTGGTGTTCGCGCGGCGCGTGCACGTGGCCGCGCCGGGGTAG
- a CDS encoding aldehyde dehydrogenase — translation MPAPRYSLVIGDSRVDTPDWLPVDDRATGEVIAEIAAGRPEDVDAAVARARAALPGWDALGPQGRAEAIRRYAAVLDEHQPVLAETIHREEGKPLGEAQAEVARACEVMHHFAGEAERLWTMQLPGPTLSTGSIVRPAPIGVVAAITPWNFPVALVLWKMGPALAAGCCMIVKPAEEAPLAARMLCDLATMAGLPDGVVSCITGDGPVLGEALCTHPGVDKVAFTGSRRVAEQIAAWASPRLKALSLELGGHGSLVILDDGDLDTAVEVALVQGFANCGQACYSVNRVLVPRAMEQEFLDRLRPGIAALQLGPMATDRGRDRHAMLLDDARAKGATVEGGALLDGNYVEAALVTGAGPGVLLVDEEPFTPVLAVMPYDDVEDAIAEANRPDYGLVSYVVGGDSRRTLEVAERIECGTVVVNGWRVVVPYAPYAGWKGSGVGAELGQPGLEAFIRWQHLRVLA, via the coding sequence ATGCCCGCACCGCGCTACTCCCTGGTGATCGGCGACTCCCGGGTCGACACCCCGGACTGGCTCCCCGTTGATGACCGCGCCACCGGCGAGGTCATCGCCGAGATCGCCGCGGGGCGCCCCGAGGACGTCGATGCCGCGGTGGCCCGTGCGCGCGCGGCGCTGCCCGGCTGGGATGCCCTGGGGCCGCAGGGGCGGGCCGAGGCGATCCGCCGCTACGCCGCCGTGCTCGACGAGCACCAGCCCGTGCTGGCCGAGACCATCCACCGCGAGGAGGGCAAGCCGCTCGGGGAGGCCCAGGCCGAGGTGGCGCGCGCGTGCGAGGTGATGCACCACTTCGCGGGCGAGGCCGAGCGCCTGTGGACCATGCAGCTGCCGGGCCCCACGCTCTCCACCGGATCGATCGTGCGGCCTGCTCCGATCGGCGTGGTGGCGGCCATCACCCCGTGGAACTTCCCCGTGGCCCTCGTGCTCTGGAAGATGGGCCCCGCGCTGGCGGCGGGGTGCTGCATGATCGTCAAGCCCGCCGAGGAGGCCCCCCTGGCTGCGCGCATGCTGTGCGACCTGGCAACCATGGCCGGCCTGCCCGACGGCGTGGTGTCGTGCATCACGGGCGACGGGCCCGTGCTGGGCGAGGCGCTCTGCACCCACCCGGGCGTGGACAAGGTGGCGTTCACCGGATCGCGCCGGGTGGCCGAGCAGATCGCTGCATGGGCGTCGCCGCGCCTCAAGGCCCTGTCGCTCGAGCTCGGCGGCCACGGCTCGCTGGTGATCCTCGACGACGGCGACCTCGACACCGCGGTGGAGGTGGCCCTGGTGCAGGGCTTCGCCAACTGCGGGCAGGCCTGTTACTCGGTGAACCGCGTGCTGGTGCCGCGTGCGATGGAGCAGGAGTTCCTGGATCGCCTGCGGCCGGGAATCGCTGCGCTGCAGCTGGGGCCGATGGCCACCGACCGCGGGCGCGACCGGCACGCGATGCTGCTCGATGACGCTCGCGCGAAGGGCGCCACCGTGGAGGGCGGCGCCCTGCTGGACGGCAACTACGTGGAGGCCGCGCTGGTGACCGGTGCCGGGCCGGGCGTGCTGCTGGTGGACGAGGAGCCCTTCACGCCCGTGCTGGCGGTGATGCCCTACGACGACGTGGAGGACGCCATCGCCGAGGCCAACCGCCCCGACTACGGCCTGGTGTCGTACGTGGTGGGAGGCGACTCGCGGCGCACGCTCGAGGTGGCCGAGCGCATCGAGTGCGGCACCGTGGTGGTGAATGGCTGGCGCGTGGTGGTGCCCTATGCGCCGTACGCCGGATGGAAGGGGTCGGGCGTGGGCGCAGAGCTCGGCCAGCCGGGCCTCGAGGCCTTCATCCGCTGGCAGCACCTGCGGGTGCTGGCCTAG